One window of Streptococcus suis genomic DNA carries:
- the rplI gene encoding 50S ribosomal protein L9 yields the protein MKVIFLADVKGQGKKGEIKEVPTGYAQNFLIKKNLAKEATTQAISALRGQEKSKEKAHAEQVAAAEAIKAKLAEEATLVKFVEKVGPDGRTFGSITSKKIAEELEKQFGIKIDKRHIQLDHPIRALGLIDVPVKIYQDVTGVINLSIKEA from the coding sequence ATGAAAGTTATCTTTTTAGCAGACGTAAAAGGCCAAGGAAAAAAAGGCGAAATCAAGGAAGTGCCAACAGGCTATGCCCAAAATTTTTTGATTAAGAAAAACTTAGCCAAAGAGGCAACTACCCAGGCCATCAGTGCCCTGCGTGGTCAAGAAAAATCAAAAGAAAAAGCCCATGCCGAGCAGGTTGCAGCAGCAGAAGCCATCAAGGCAAAGCTGGCTGAGGAAGCTACCTTGGTCAAATTTGTCGAAAAAGTGGGTCCAGACGGACGTACCTTCGGCTCTATTACCAGCAAGAAGATTGCCGAGGAATTGGAAAAACAATTTGGTATCAAGATTGACAAGCGTCATATTCAATTGGACCACCCAATTCGTGCCTTGGGTTTGATTGATGTTCCTGTGAAAATCTATCAGGATGTAACAGGCGTCATCAATTTGAGTATCAAAGAGGCTTAA
- a CDS encoding DHH family phosphoesterase: MKKFRFSTIHFVMIGLILFGLVAVIHRIFPTSVLTIFALLLSLIVLVALFIYQKHSYEFSELEQIEYLNSQANSGLMKLLDQMPIGVIKVQAETNQVEWFNPFAELIFAQENGEFDQKKLREIIDVGLDEDRVYANFSGKRYAVNVDFEQGLFYFFDASNEYSATNSLIGSRPVIGIISVDNYDELEDTITDSQISQVNSFLAQFVSDFCNGYGIYYRRGSMDRFYFFTDYGVLESLIEDKFSVIDKFREEAKKLELSLTLSMGLAYGTTNHHQIGQVALQNLNMAEVRGGDQAVVKENDDRKQPLFFGGGSASSVKRTRTRTRAMMTAVSDKLKSVDAVFVVGHRNLDMDALGSSVGMQYFAQNIMNNAYTVYNPDEMAPDIVRAIKKLSDENCSNLLTIQEAKQMVTSHSLMIMVDHSKIGLTLDKELYDLFTQVIVVDHHRRDTDFPDNAILTYIESGASSASELVTELIQFQNDKRHKLNRLQSSLLMAGIMLDTKNFTSRVTSRTFDVASYLRTRGSDSLEIQQISATEFDEYRQINELILQGQRFEPQIVIARGKEGTKYDTVVPSKAADTILDMAGIEAVFVLTENTQDYVAISARSHSKINVQRIMEEMGGGGHFNLAAAQVYDLTMDQVYDKLTDTIRQELSES, translated from the coding sequence ATGAAAAAATTTCGATTTTCGACAATTCATTTTGTCATGATTGGACTGATTTTGTTTGGACTAGTGGCTGTTATTCACCGCATTTTTCCGACAAGCGTCCTCACAATTTTTGCGCTTTTACTGAGCTTAATTGTCTTAGTTGCGCTCTTTATTTATCAGAAACATTCCTATGAATTTAGCGAACTGGAGCAGATTGAATATTTAAATAGTCAGGCAAATTCTGGTCTCATGAAGCTTTTGGATCAGATGCCGATCGGTGTGATTAAGGTTCAAGCAGAGACCAATCAAGTCGAGTGGTTTAATCCTTTTGCGGAGTTGATTTTCGCTCAGGAAAATGGTGAATTTGACCAGAAAAAGCTACGTGAAATTATTGATGTCGGTCTAGATGAAGATAGGGTTTATGCTAATTTTTCTGGAAAACGCTATGCGGTCAATGTTGATTTTGAACAGGGCTTATTTTACTTTTTTGATGCCTCCAATGAATATTCTGCAACCAATAGTTTGATTGGCAGTCGACCAGTTATCGGGATCATTTCGGTGGATAACTATGATGAGCTGGAGGATACAATAACGGATTCTCAGATTAGCCAGGTCAATTCTTTCTTGGCTCAGTTTGTGTCCGATTTTTGTAATGGTTATGGCATTTACTACCGCCGTGGTTCTATGGATCGTTTTTATTTTTTCACGGACTACGGTGTTTTGGAAAGTTTGATTGAAGATAAATTTTCGGTCATTGACAAGTTTCGTGAAGAGGCTAAAAAGTTAGAATTAAGCCTAACGCTTAGTATGGGGTTGGCTTACGGGACAACCAACCATCATCAAATTGGTCAAGTTGCCCTGCAAAATCTGAACATGGCAGAGGTCCGTGGTGGTGACCAGGCTGTTGTCAAAGAGAATGACGACCGTAAACAACCGCTCTTTTTTGGTGGCGGCTCAGCATCATCTGTAAAACGTACTCGTACCCGTACTCGTGCCATGATGACAGCGGTGTCTGATAAGCTCAAGTCAGTCGATGCGGTGTTTGTAGTCGGACATCGAAACTTGGATATGGATGCTCTGGGCTCCTCTGTTGGGATGCAGTATTTTGCGCAAAATATCATGAACAATGCCTATACGGTCTATAATCCCGATGAGATGGCCCCGGATATTGTTCGTGCGATAAAAAAATTGAGCGATGAGAATTGTTCGAACCTGCTTACAATTCAAGAAGCCAAGCAGATGGTTACTTCCCACTCTCTGATGATCATGGTGGATCATTCTAAGATTGGCTTGACCTTGGATAAGGAATTGTATGATTTGTTTACCCAGGTTATAGTCGTAGACCACCATCGTAGAGATACGGATTTCCCTGATAATGCTATCTTGACCTATATCGAGAGTGGTGCAAGTTCAGCCAGTGAGTTGGTGACAGAGCTTATTCAATTCCAGAATGACAAGCGCCACAAGCTTAATCGTCTTCAGTCAAGCTTGTTGATGGCGGGGATTATGCTGGACACCAAGAATTTTACCTCGCGCGTGACCAGTCGGACCTTCGATGTGGCTAGCTATCTGCGTACTCGCGGTAGTGATAGTCTGGAAATTCAGCAGATTTCAGCGACAGAATTTGATGAATACCGTCAGATTAACGAGCTGATTTTGCAAGGACAGCGGTTTGAACCCCAAATCGTCATTGCCCGTGGCAAGGAAGGAACCAAGTACGATACAGTCGTTCCAAGTAAGGCTGCGGATACCATTTTGGATATGGCAGGCATTGAGGCAGTCTTTGTTCTGACGGAAAATACCCAAGATTATGTGGCGATTTCTGCAAGAAGCCACAGTAAAATCAATGTCCAGCGGATTATGGAAGAAATGGGCGGAGGCGGTCACTTTAACCTGGCTGCAGCCCAAGTCTACGACCTTACAATGGATCAAGTCTATGATAAATTGACGGATACGATTCGTCAGGAACTTAGTGAAAGTTAG
- the mnmG gene encoding tRNA uridine-5-carboxymethylaminomethyl(34) synthesis enzyme MnmG — protein MTHTFAENYDVIVIGAGHAGVEAGLAASRMGCKTLLATINLDMVAFMPCNPSIGGSAKGIVVREIDALGGEMGRNIDKTYIQMKMLNMGKGPAVRALRAQADKTEYAAEMKRTVERQENLTLRQTMIDEILVEEGKVIGVRTATNQKFSAKAVVVTTGTALRGEIIIGDLKYSSGPNNSLASITLADNLKELGLEIGRFKTGTPPRVNARTINYEETEIQPGDEKPNHFSFLSKDEDYLQDQIPCWLTYTNATSHEIINSNLHRAPMFSGIVKGIGPRYCPSIEDKIVRFADKERHQLFLEPEGRNTDEIYVQGLSTSLPEDVQQNLIHSIKGLENSQMMRTGYAIEYDMVMPHQLRATLETKKISGLFTAGQTNGTSGYEEAAGQGIVAGINAALKVQGKPELILKRSDGYIGVMIDDLVTKGTVEPYRLLTSRAEYRLILRHDNADMRLTEIGRQVGLVDDERWQVFQIHKNQFDNEMKRLESIKLKPIKETNEKVVAMGFKPLTDALTAKEFMRRPDVTYADAVAFIGPAAEELDAKTIELIETEVKYEGYIAKALDQVEKMKRMEEKRIPADIDWDDIDSIATEARQKFKLISPETIGQASRISGVNPADISILMVYLEGRSRSISKNKSKDSH, from the coding sequence ATGACACACACATTTGCAGAAAACTATGATGTCATCGTGATTGGTGCGGGGCATGCGGGTGTAGAAGCGGGATTGGCAGCCAGTCGGATGGGCTGTAAAACCCTGCTTGCAACTATTAACTTGGATATGGTGGCCTTTATGCCTTGTAATCCCTCCATTGGTGGCTCTGCCAAGGGGATTGTGGTAAGGGAAATCGATGCCCTGGGTGGCGAAATGGGCCGCAACATTGACAAGACCTATATCCAGATGAAAATGCTCAATATGGGTAAGGGGCCAGCTGTTCGTGCCTTGCGGGCTCAGGCGGATAAAACAGAGTACGCAGCGGAGATGAAGCGGACGGTGGAGCGTCAGGAAAATCTGACCCTACGTCAAACTATGATTGATGAGATCTTGGTGGAAGAGGGCAAGGTAATTGGTGTCCGCACGGCTACCAACCAGAAATTCTCAGCCAAGGCAGTTGTGGTGACGACGGGTACAGCCTTGCGTGGTGAGATTATCATCGGTGACCTCAAGTATTCGTCAGGTCCTAACAACAGTTTGGCTTCTATCACGCTGGCGGATAACCTGAAAGAATTGGGGCTTGAAATCGGTCGTTTCAAGACAGGAACGCCACCGCGTGTCAATGCTCGCACGATTAACTACGAAGAAACGGAAATTCAACCAGGCGATGAAAAGCCAAACCATTTTTCATTCTTGTCCAAGGATGAGGATTATTTACAGGATCAAATTCCTTGCTGGCTGACCTACACCAATGCGACCAGCCATGAAATTATCAACAGCAATCTTCACCGAGCACCTATGTTTTCAGGCATTGTCAAGGGGATTGGGCCCCGTTATTGCCCGTCTATAGAGGACAAGATTGTGCGTTTTGCGGATAAGGAACGTCATCAGCTTTTCCTAGAGCCAGAAGGTCGCAACACCGATGAAATTTATGTTCAAGGGCTGTCAACCAGTCTGCCAGAAGATGTACAGCAGAACTTGATTCACTCCATTAAAGGTTTGGAAAATTCTCAAATGATGCGGACAGGCTATGCTATCGAGTACGATATGGTCATGCCGCACCAGTTGCGGGCGACGCTGGAAACCAAGAAGATTTCAGGGCTCTTTACCGCAGGTCAGACCAACGGAACGTCAGGTTATGAAGAAGCAGCTGGTCAGGGAATTGTTGCTGGTATCAATGCCGCCCTCAAGGTTCAGGGCAAGCCTGAGTTGATTTTGAAACGAAGCGACGGTTACATCGGTGTTATGATTGATGACTTGGTGACCAAGGGAACGGTGGAGCCTTACCGCCTCTTGACCAGTAGGGCAGAATACCGCTTGATTTTGCGTCATGACAATGCGGATATGAGACTGACGGAGATTGGTCGTCAGGTAGGCTTGGTGGATGATGAACGCTGGCAGGTTTTCCAAATCCATAAAAACCAGTTTGACAATGAAATGAAACGCTTGGAGTCTATCAAACTCAAGCCAATCAAGGAAACCAATGAAAAAGTCGTAGCCATGGGCTTCAAGCCCTTGACAGATGCCCTTACTGCTAAGGAATTCATGCGTCGTCCAGATGTGACCTACGCAGATGCGGTAGCCTTTATCGGCCCTGCGGCAGAGGAGTTGGATGCCAAGACTATTGAATTAATTGAAACAGAGGTCAAGTATGAAGGTTACATTGCCAAGGCCTTGGACCAGGTAGAGAAGATGAAACGCATGGAAGAAAAGCGCATTCCAGCCGACATTGACTGGGATGACATTGACTCCATAGCAACCGAAGCCCGTCAGAAATTCAAGCTGATTTCACCAGAAACTATTGGCCAGGCTAGTCGGATTTCCGGTGTCAATCCAGCCGACATCTCTATACTCATGGTCTATCTGGAAGGACGGAGCCGTTCCATTTCTAAAAACAAATCAAAGGACAGTCACTAA
- a CDS encoding NUDIX hydrolase → MDFRTRVDNQIFGVRATALIIKDGKIFLTKDNKGRYYTIGGAVEVNEVAADAAVREVKEELGVDSRVNQLAFVVENQFTHEGIDFHNIELHFIVEPVGEMPEKMIEGQLKQTCEWIALDKLVNLDVVPVFLAEELPNWSGQVTHIMNMKEKTT, encoded by the coding sequence ATGGATTTCAGAACCAGAGTTGACAACCAAATTTTTGGTGTTCGAGCGACTGCATTGATTATAAAGGATGGGAAGATTTTCCTGACCAAAGATAATAAGGGCCGTTATTATACCATTGGCGGTGCAGTTGAGGTCAATGAGGTAGCAGCGGATGCGGCTGTTCGAGAAGTTAAAGAAGAATTAGGGGTTGACAGTCGTGTCAATCAATTGGCTTTTGTTGTTGAAAATCAATTTACACATGAAGGTATAGACTTTCACAATATCGAGCTTCATTTTATCGTGGAGCCTGTTGGAGAAATGCCTGAGAAGATGATTGAAGGCCAATTAAAACAAACGTGTGAATGGATTGCACTTGACAAGCTTGTCAACCTAGATGTCGTACCAGTTTTTCTGGCAGAGGAATTGCCAAACTGGAGTGGACAAGTTACACACATTATGAACATGAAGGAGAAAACAACATGA
- a CDS encoding NUDIX hydrolase, whose product MPVKLIAHVLLTVADSHLIIQRSQTKRGKPNVFPQYWDIPGGRVEENELPRDAAVRECFEETGISIEKENLIIIHEDSQFDEEKQTVFTSLVYEVTLPEQPKTILLDPEEHTDFLWLAPTDKNKKNLVPYLDEILEKRRINGFQNQS is encoded by the coding sequence ATGCCTGTCAAACTGATCGCCCATGTTTTACTGACTGTTGCAGACAGCCATTTGATTATTCAGCGTTCGCAGACTAAGCGTGGCAAACCCAATGTTTTTCCTCAATATTGGGACATTCCAGGCGGTCGTGTCGAAGAGAATGAATTGCCCCGTGATGCTGCAGTGAGAGAGTGTTTTGAAGAAACAGGTATTTCGATAGAAAAGGAAAATCTGATCATTATCCATGAAGATAGTCAGTTTGATGAAGAAAAACAGACGGTGTTTACAAGTCTAGTCTATGAAGTGACACTTCCTGAACAACCAAAAACTATTCTTCTTGACCCAGAAGAGCATACAGATTTTCTATGGTTAGCTCCTACCGATAAAAATAAGAAAAACTTAGTTCCATATCTGGACGAAATTTTAGAAAAGAGAAGGATAAATGGATTTCAGAACCAGAGTTGA
- a CDS encoding NUDIX hydrolase: protein MDFRTRHDNQIFGVRATGLVVQDEKLYLVKSPEGKYYTLGGAIQLGETTEEAVLREMQEEIGIEVELGPLAFIVENQFTLQEKSYHQIEFLYIVTPLSNPATNLEEGNSVRQCEWVAFADLEKLDLNPAFLKTELANWDGQLKHFMNKDN, encoded by the coding sequence ATGGATTTCAGAACGAGACACGACAATCAAATCTTCGGTGTTCGGGCAACGGGCTTGGTGGTACAAGATGAGAAACTTTATCTCGTTAAGTCGCCTGAAGGGAAATACTACACTTTGGGTGGAGCTATTCAGCTTGGCGAAACAACGGAAGAGGCTGTCCTGCGGGAAATGCAAGAAGAAATCGGAATTGAGGTGGAACTTGGACCACTAGCTTTCATCGTTGAAAATCAGTTCACCTTGCAGGAGAAATCCTATCATCAGATTGAATTTCTCTATATAGTTACCCCACTGTCTAATCCAGCTACCAATCTGGAAGAAGGGAATTCTGTTCGCCAGTGTGAATGGGTTGCTTTTGCGGACTTAGAGAAACTAGATCTCAATCCAGCCTTTCTTAAGACCGAGTTAGCCAACTGGGACGGACAACTAAAGCATTTTATGAACAAAGACAACTAA
- the mnmA gene encoding tRNA 2-thiouridine(34) synthase MnmA, whose amino-acid sequence MSIDNSKTRVVVGMSGGVDSSVTALLLKEQGYDVIGIFMKNWDDTDENGFCTATEDYKDVAAVADQIGIPYYSVNFEKEYWDRVFEYFLAEYRAGRTPNPDVMCNKEIKFKAFLDYAMNLGADYVATGHYAQVSRDEDGTVHMLRGADNGKDQTYFLSQLSQEQLQKTMFPLGHLQKPQVREIAERAGLATAKKKDSTGICFIGEKNFKEFLGQYLPAQPGRMMTVDGRDMGEHTGLMYYTIGQRGGLGIGGQIGGDNEPWFVVGKDLSKNILYVGQGFYHESLMSTSLQASQVHFTRDMPEEFTLECTAKFRYRQPDSQVTVKVRGDEAEVIFEEPQRAITPGQAVVFYDGQECLGGGMIDMAYKDGVACQYI is encoded by the coding sequence ATGTCAATAGACAATTCGAAAACCCGTGTTGTTGTCGGTATGAGTGGCGGTGTGGATTCATCGGTTACGGCTCTCTTGCTCAAGGAGCAGGGCTACGATGTGATCGGCATCTTCATGAAAAACTGGGATGACACGGATGAAAATGGCTTCTGTACAGCAACAGAAGATTATAAGGATGTGGCTGCGGTGGCAGACCAAATCGGCATTCCTTACTACTCTGTCAACTTTGAAAAAGAGTATTGGGACCGCGTATTTGAGTACTTCCTAGCAGAGTATCGAGCAGGCCGCACACCCAATCCAGATGTCATGTGTAACAAGGAAATCAAGTTCAAGGCTTTCTTGGATTACGCTATGAACTTGGGTGCGGACTATGTGGCGACGGGGCATTATGCTCAGGTGTCACGCGACGAGGACGGTACAGTCCATATGCTGCGTGGGGCAGACAATGGCAAGGACCAGACCTATTTCCTCAGCCAACTCTCACAGGAACAGTTGCAGAAAACCATGTTTCCGCTCGGCCATTTACAAAAGCCTCAGGTGAGGGAAATAGCAGAGCGAGCAGGCTTGGCGACAGCTAAGAAGAAAGACTCGACAGGTATCTGCTTTATCGGTGAGAAGAACTTCAAAGAATTTTTAGGGCAGTATTTGCCAGCCCAGCCCGGTCGCATGATGACCGTTGACGGTCGTGATATGGGAGAACATACAGGCCTCATGTACTATACGATCGGCCAGCGGGGCGGGCTTGGTATCGGAGGACAAATCGGTGGGGATAATGAACCTTGGTTTGTTGTCGGAAAAGACCTGTCCAAAAATATCCTCTATGTCGGACAAGGCTTCTATCATGAGTCCTTGATGTCAACTTCTTTACAGGCTAGTCAAGTTCATTTTACACGTGATATGCCTGAAGAATTCACACTTGAGTGTACAGCTAAGTTCCGCTACCGTCAACCAGACAGTCAAGTAACTGTCAAGGTAAGAGGTGATGAGGCAGAAGTCATATTTGAAGAGCCACAACGGGCTATCACACCAGGACAAGCCGTTGTTTTCTATGACGGACAAGAATGTCTGGGCGGTGGCATGATTGATATGGCCTACAAGGATGGAGTGGCTTGTCAGTATATTTAG
- the sdaAB gene encoding L-serine ammonia-lyase, iron-sulfur-dependent subunit beta — MTNLKFQSVFDIIGPVMIGPSSSHTAGAVRIGKIVSSIFGDEPTEVEFQLYNSFAKTYRGHGTDVALVAGILGMDTDDPRIPNSLDIARERGIKVYWRVNKDSNTPHPNTTRIIIKNEKKSISATGVSIGGGNIQVTELNGFSVNLNMNTPTIIIVHQDVPGMIAKVTDILSKYGINIAQMNVTREQAGEKAIMIIEVDARQCENSIAEIEKIPHLHNVTFFN; from the coding sequence ATGACAAATTTAAAATTTCAATCGGTCTTTGATATTATCGGACCTGTTATGATTGGCCCTTCCTCTAGCCATACGGCTGGGGCGGTCCGAATAGGGAAAATTGTATCCTCTATCTTTGGTGATGAGCCAACCGAGGTCGAATTCCAACTTTACAACTCCTTTGCCAAAACCTATCGCGGCCATGGCACTGATGTGGCCTTAGTAGCAGGCATTTTAGGCATGGATACGGATGATCCTCGTATTCCTAACTCTCTGGATATTGCAAGAGAACGAGGTATTAAGGTTTACTGGCGTGTCAATAAGGACAGCAATACCCCCCATCCCAATACCACCCGAATCATCATAAAAAACGAGAAGAAATCTATCTCAGCCACAGGCGTTTCAATTGGTGGAGGCAATATTCAAGTAACGGAGCTCAACGGCTTTTCTGTCAACCTCAATATGAATACCCCGACTATTATCATCGTTCACCAGGATGTTCCAGGTATGATTGCCAAAGTGACAGATATCTTGTCCAAATACGGTATAAACATTGCTCAAATGAACGTGACCCGTGAACAAGCAGGCGAAAAAGCTATTATGATTATCGAAGTGGATGCCCGTCAGTGTGAAAATTCCATTGCAGAAATCGAAAAAATTCCCCATCTGCACAATGTCACCTTCTTCAACTAG
- the sdaAA gene encoding L-serine ammonia-lyase, iron-sulfur-dependent, subunit alpha, translating into MFYTIEELVQQAEQFSGNVAELMIATEIELTGRSREEILAIMSRNLTVMKASIVDGLTESKSVSGLTGGDAAKLDTYMKKGKTLSDSSILSAARNAMAVNELNAKMGLVCATPTAGSAGCLPAVLGVAIDKLSLTEEQQLDFLFTAGAFGLVIANNASISGAEGGCQAEVGSASAMSAAALTLAAGGSPYQASQAICFVIKNMLGLICDPVAGLVEVPCVKRNAMGASYAMVAADMALAGIESKIPVDEVINAMYQVGSALPTAFRETAEGGLAATPTGRRLAQEIFGEN; encoded by the coding sequence ATGTTTTATACAATTGAAGAATTGGTCCAACAAGCTGAACAGTTTTCTGGTAATGTTGCCGAACTCATGATTGCGACTGAAATTGAATTGACAGGGCGTAGCCGAGAAGAAATCTTGGCAATCATGTCAAGAAACTTGACAGTTATGAAAGCGTCAATTGTTGACGGATTAACAGAAAGCAAGTCCGTTTCTGGATTGACAGGTGGTGATGCTGCCAAGTTGGACACTTATATGAAAAAGGGCAAGACGCTATCTGATTCCTCTATCCTATCCGCAGCAAGAAATGCTATGGCTGTCAACGAGTTGAACGCCAAAATGGGCTTGGTCTGTGCCACCCCAACTGCTGGCTCTGCTGGTTGTTTGCCTGCCGTTCTTGGTGTTGCTATTGACAAGTTAAGCTTGACGGAAGAGCAACAACTTGACTTCCTCTTTACAGCTGGAGCCTTCGGTCTAGTTATTGCCAACAACGCCTCCATCTCTGGAGCAGAAGGAGGCTGTCAAGCAGAAGTTGGCTCTGCCTCTGCTATGTCCGCAGCGGCATTAACCCTTGCTGCTGGAGGAAGTCCCTACCAGGCTAGCCAAGCCATCTGCTTTGTCATCAAAAATATGCTAGGGCTGATCTGTGATCCAGTCGCAGGTCTGGTAGAAGTCCCATGTGTCAAACGAAATGCAATGGGAGCTAGCTACGCTATGGTGGCCGCAGATATGGCACTGGCAGGAATTGAATCCAAAATCCCTGTAGATGAAGTCATCAATGCCATGTACCAAGTAGGCTCTGCCCTACCAACCGCCTTCCGTGAGACTGCCGAAGGAGGCCTGGCTGCCACACCAACTGGTCGCCGACTGGCACAAGAAATCTTTGGCGAAAATTGA
- a CDS encoding response regulator transcription factor has protein sequence MTRILIAEDDIEIAQLERDYLEMQGYQVDVITDGALVEKQIRTETYNLLLLDVMLPNKTGYDICRDLRNQVDFPILMVTSKQETMDVVRGLGLGADDYISKPFDPMELVARVKAHLTRYQRLQSTKEEKELRVGDLVIYLESWKVEKAGQSIKLPNREFELLVHLAQHPNRVFSKDQLFETIWGYDYVGDSATVTVHINRLRDKLGANLIETVWGAGYRLNA, from the coding sequence ATGACACGTATATTGATTGCTGAAGATGATATCGAAATTGCACAGCTTGAGCGAGATTATTTGGAAATGCAGGGGTATCAAGTCGATGTCATAACAGATGGTGCCCTAGTTGAAAAGCAGATTCGAACAGAAACCTATAATCTTTTACTTTTAGATGTCATGCTCCCTAACAAAACTGGCTATGATATTTGCCGCGACCTCCGTAACCAAGTAGATTTTCCTATTCTGATGGTGACGTCCAAACAAGAAACTATGGATGTCGTTCGGGGCTTAGGCTTAGGAGCAGATGACTATATCAGCAAACCCTTTGATCCCATGGAGTTGGTTGCGCGTGTGAAAGCCCATTTGACCCGCTACCAACGCCTGCAATCTACCAAAGAGGAGAAGGAACTGCGGGTTGGTGATTTGGTGATTTATTTGGAGAGTTGGAAGGTGGAAAAAGCAGGGCAGTCAATCAAGTTGCCCAATAGGGAGTTTGAATTACTTGTCCACCTAGCTCAACATCCTAACCGGGTCTTTTCAAAAGATCAACTGTTTGAGACAATCTGGGGCTATGACTATGTAGGCGATAGTGCAACAGTAACTGTCCATATTAATCGACTGAGGGATAAGCTGGGAGCAAATTTGATTGAAACGGTTTGGGGCGCGGGTTACCGACTTAATGCATAA
- a CDS encoding HAMP domain-containing histidine kinase gives MNLQKRIFRLNMLMLGISLLAMLAISVFVVNNIYLNRSSLLSTSQKTATSQTSIEEFSGTDYVSLAEKLASGGAQLYVESDGYILFSNIQEDVEDITAVGISEITHLTYIDEEIVISRQLRTQGQTVSLYAVIEDTEDQQDAREFQTFLLQIALMGGTGIAVILTLNLMVTRRILQAIMKPMDELHKGVERIRKGNYQENLDYSGDREFEELTEGFNQMQTSLLEAQEKNRLYEQNRTQMVTDISHDLRTPLTSIKGYTKGILDGIANTDEKRQNYLNIIYQKSLIMEKLLEKLFVFSQLETDKLPFDTVAVNLRDVFEAYISEKKAELVDEAIEFRLKVTEELPVELDPVQFRRILDNLVDNARKYATANPLLLTISGSTDGNQVVWTFADNGQGVSKDQLDKLFTEFYRVDQARQQVDGHGLGLSIVNNIVHRLGGTIVVENKAGLTFTIRLPKKG, from the coding sequence ATGAATTTACAAAAACGGATTTTTCGTCTGAATATGCTGATGCTGGGGATTTCCCTGCTTGCCATGTTGGCCATCAGTGTCTTTGTTGTCAATAACATTTACCTGAATCGGAGTAGTTTATTGTCCACAAGCCAGAAAACAGCAACGAGTCAAACCAGCATTGAAGAATTTTCGGGAACAGATTATGTCAGTCTGGCGGAGAAACTAGCAAGTGGAGGGGCTCAGCTCTACGTGGAGAGTGACGGTTATATTTTGTTTTCCAATATCCAGGAAGATGTAGAGGATATCACAGCGGTTGGAATTAGTGAGATCACTCATTTGACCTACATTGATGAGGAAATTGTAATCAGTCGGCAGTTGAGAACGCAGGGGCAAACAGTCTCCCTCTATGCAGTAATTGAAGATACGGAAGACCAACAAGACGCTAGGGAATTCCAGACCTTCTTGTTACAAATTGCGTTGATGGGTGGTACTGGTATTGCAGTCATTTTGACCTTGAATTTGATGGTTACCAGACGCATCCTGCAGGCCATTATGAAACCGATGGATGAACTCCACAAGGGGGTTGAGCGGATTCGCAAGGGAAATTACCAGGAAAATCTAGATTATAGCGGTGATCGAGAATTTGAAGAATTGACAGAAGGTTTCAACCAAATGCAGACAAGCTTGTTGGAGGCTCAGGAGAAAAATCGCCTGTATGAACAGAATCGGACCCAGATGGTAACGGATATATCCCATGATTTACGGACACCTCTTACATCCATTAAAGGCTATACCAAGGGAATTTTAGACGGAATCGCCAATACAGATGAAAAGCGGCAGAACTACCTGAATATTATCTATCAAAAATCATTGATCATGGAGAAATTGCTGGAAAAATTATTCGTTTTCTCTCAATTAGAGACTGACAAATTGCCATTTGATACAGTAGCAGTCAACTTGAGGGATGTGTTCGAAGCCTACATCAGTGAGAAGAAGGCAGAATTGGTAGATGAAGCAATTGAATTTCGCCTAAAAGTGACAGAGGAATTACCTGTTGAATTGGACCCAGTCCAATTTAGGCGGATTTTGGATAACTTGGTAGACAATGCGCGAAAATATGCTACTGCTAACCCGCTTTTGTTGACCATTTCAGGCTCTACTGACGGAAATCAAGTGGTTTGGACCTTTGCTGATAATGGCCAAGGCGTTTCTAAGGACCAGCTAGACAAACTCTTTACGGAATTTTACCGGGTAGATCAGGCCCGTCAGCAAGTGGATGGACATGGACTAGGACTCTCAATTGTAAACAATATTGTGCATCGTCTAGGTGGCACAATCGTGGTTGAAAATAAGGCTGGCTTGACCTTTACCATTCGTCTACCTAAGAAAGGATAA